A stretch of the Actinotalea sp. JY-7876 genome encodes the following:
- a CDS encoding GNAT family N-acetyltransferase, translating into MSAPSPASGGAAATPTVAVERVPWDDPDAARLREEQQTELAARYDGVGDIEPVLPPDEMLATVVVRLDGEVVGCGSLRAASGYGDGYGELKRMFVRPAARGRGLSRAVLAELERLAVEHGLRRLVLETGVRQPEAIALYRSTGYERIDNYGPYTDEPTSVCYARWLTPEPEPR; encoded by the coding sequence GTGAGCGCCCCGTCACCCGCGTCGGGCGGCGCCGCCGCGACGCCGACCGTCGCGGTCGAGCGGGTGCCCTGGGACGACCCCGACGCCGCGCGCCTGCGCGAGGAGCAGCAGACCGAGCTCGCCGCCCGGTACGACGGCGTCGGCGACATCGAGCCCGTGCTGCCGCCGGACGAGATGCTCGCGACCGTCGTCGTCCGGCTCGACGGCGAGGTGGTCGGATGCGGCTCGCTGCGCGCCGCGTCCGGGTACGGCGACGGCTACGGCGAGCTCAAGCGCATGTTCGTGCGCCCCGCGGCACGCGGCAGGGGACTGTCCCGGGCGGTGCTCGCCGAGCTCGAGCGGCTCGCGGTCGAGCACGGCCTGCGGCGGCTCGTCCTCGAGACCGGCGTCCGCCAACCCGAGGCGATCGCCCTCTACCGCTCGACGGGCTACGAGCGCATCGACAACTACGGGCCCTACACCGACGAGCCGACGTCGGTCTGCTACGCGCGCTGGCTCACGCCGGAGCCCGAGCCGCGCTGA
- the purS gene encoding phosphoribosylformylglycinamidine synthase subunit PurS: MGRVVVDVMPKPEILDPQGKAVANALPRLGFHGFTSVRQGKRFELEVDGEVTEEVLEAVRRAAETLLSNPVIEDVVRVAVADEVGA; the protein is encoded by the coding sequence GTGGGACGAGTCGTCGTCGATGTGATGCCGAAGCCCGAGATCCTCGACCCGCAGGGCAAGGCCGTCGCCAACGCCCTGCCGCGGCTCGGGTTCCACGGGTTCACGAGCGTGCGCCAGGGCAAGCGGTTCGAGCTCGAGGTCGACGGCGAGGTCACCGAGGAGGTGCTCGAGGCCGTCCGTCGGGCCGCCGAGACCCTGCTGTCGAACCCCGTGATCGAGGACGTCGTGCGCGTCGCGGTCGCCGACGAGGTCGGCGCGTGA
- a CDS encoding MaoC/PaaZ C-terminal domain-containing protein: MRTGRQVVELRTMPPLARTYVKGVTTSAVAMMAPRRPVAPEQLPAVDLRVHHVRADVERLTAYQHLVGEPAGDVLPAGFLHVLAFPLQTALMIRGDFPLPLLGMVHVANRVEQHRPVRLDAPLDVQVGARDLRPHHAGTVVDLVGEISVDGLVVWSGTSTYLARGVRVAGAARPEKEPRFAWIPPTPTGQWRLGADVGRQYAEVSGDRNPIHTSALAAKAFGFPRAIAHGMYTAARALADVGPAARGDAYRWDVEFAAPVLLPGTASVRVSPDDDGYGFVAWDARRARKHLEGRVVPLG; this comes from the coding sequence ATGAGGACCGGCCGGCAGGTCGTCGAGCTGCGCACCATGCCGCCGCTCGCGCGCACGTACGTCAAGGGCGTCACGACGTCGGCGGTCGCGATGATGGCGCCGCGGCGCCCGGTCGCACCCGAGCAGCTGCCCGCCGTCGACCTGCGCGTGCACCACGTGCGGGCCGACGTCGAGCGGCTCACCGCGTACCAGCACCTCGTGGGCGAGCCCGCGGGCGACGTCCTGCCGGCCGGGTTCCTGCACGTGCTCGCCTTCCCGCTGCAGACGGCACTGATGATCCGCGGCGACTTCCCGCTGCCGCTGCTCGGGATGGTGCACGTGGCCAACCGGGTGGAGCAGCACCGGCCCGTGCGCCTCGACGCGCCGCTCGACGTGCAGGTGGGCGCGCGCGACCTGCGGCCGCACCACGCCGGGACCGTCGTCGACCTGGTCGGCGAGATCAGCGTCGACGGCCTCGTCGTGTGGTCCGGCACGTCGACGTACCTCGCGCGCGGCGTGCGCGTCGCGGGCGCCGCGCGGCCCGAGAAGGAGCCGCGCTTCGCCTGGATCCCGCCGACGCCCACCGGGCAGTGGCGCCTGGGCGCGGACGTGGGGCGGCAGTACGCCGAGGTCTCGGGCGACCGGAACCCGATCCACACGTCCGCGCTCGCGGCGAAGGCGTTCGGGTTCCCGCGGGCGATCGCGCACGGCATGTACACGGCCGCCCGGGCCCTGGCCGACGTCGGGCCGGCGGCGCGCGGCGACGCGTACCGCTGGGACGTCGAGTTCGCGGCGCCGGTCCTGCTGCCGGGCACGGCCTCGGTCCGCGTGTCTCCCGACGACGACGGCTACGGCTTCGTGGCGTGGGACGCCCGCAGGGCGCGCAAGCACCTCGAGGGCCGGGTGGTCCCGCTCGGCTGA
- a CDS encoding acetyl-CoA C-acetyltransferase yields the protein MAAPTTPAPTPPQTPAGAPRRAVVVGGNRIPFARSGGPYVRASNLDMLGAALDGLVARFGLADERIGEVAAGAVLKHSKDFNLAREAVLGSPLSPETPAYDLQQACATGLETVVGLSNKIRLGQIESGIAGGVDSTSDAPIVVSDPLRRILLDLSRARTPQQRLAAVARLRPAHLAPSAPTTGEPRTGLSMGEHQALTTAAWKITREAQDELALASHHNLAAAYDAGFFDDLLTPYRGLTRDANLRADTSLEKLGALKPVFGKTLDTPPTMTAGNSTPLSDGASTVLLASDAWAAERGLPVLASIVDAEPGAVDFVHGRDGLLMAGAHAVPRLLARNGLTLQDFDFYEIHEAFAATVLCNLAAWESEEFCRERLGLPGALGSIDRSRLNVHGSSLAAGHPFAATGGRIVATLAKALAAKGPGSRGLISVCAAGGQAVVAIMEAA from the coding sequence ATGGCGGCACCCACCACCCCCGCACCCACGCCACCGCAGACCCCGGCAGGCGCCCCGCGCCGCGCGGTGGTCGTGGGCGGCAACCGCATCCCGTTCGCCCGCTCGGGCGGCCCCTACGTCCGGGCGAGCAACCTCGACATGCTCGGGGCCGCGCTCGACGGCCTCGTCGCGCGCTTCGGCCTGGCCGACGAGCGCATCGGCGAGGTCGCGGCGGGTGCCGTCCTCAAGCACTCCAAGGACTTCAACCTGGCGCGCGAGGCCGTCCTCGGGTCGCCGCTCTCACCCGAGACCCCCGCCTACGACCTGCAGCAGGCGTGCGCGACCGGCCTCGAGACCGTCGTCGGGCTGAGCAACAAGATCCGCCTCGGCCAGATCGAGTCGGGCATCGCGGGCGGGGTGGACTCCACGTCGGACGCGCCGATCGTCGTGAGCGACCCGCTGCGCCGCATCCTGCTCGACCTGTCGCGGGCCCGGACGCCGCAGCAGCGGCTGGCCGCCGTCGCCCGGCTACGCCCCGCGCACCTGGCGCCCTCGGCGCCGACCACCGGCGAGCCGCGGACCGGCCTGTCCATGGGTGAGCACCAGGCCCTGACCACCGCCGCCTGGAAGATCACCCGCGAGGCGCAGGACGAGCTCGCGCTCGCGAGCCACCACAACCTCGCGGCGGCCTACGACGCCGGGTTCTTCGACGACCTGCTCACGCCCTACCGGGGCCTGACGCGCGACGCGAACCTGCGCGCCGACACCTCGCTCGAGAAGCTCGGGGCCCTCAAGCCGGTCTTCGGCAAGACCCTGGACACCCCGCCGACCATGACCGCGGGCAACTCCACCCCGCTGTCCGACGGCGCCTCGACGGTGCTCCTCGCGAGCGACGCGTGGGCCGCCGAGCGCGGTCTTCCCGTGCTCGCGTCGATCGTCGACGCCGAGCCGGGCGCCGTGGACTTCGTGCACGGCCGCGACGGGCTGCTCATGGCGGGCGCGCACGCCGTGCCGCGCCTGCTGGCCCGCAACGGGCTCACCCTCCAGGACTTCGACTTCTACGAGATCCACGAGGCGTTCGCGGCCACCGTGCTGTGCAACCTCGCCGCGTGGGAGTCCGAGGAGTTCTGCCGCGAGCGCCTCGGGCTGCCGGGTGCGCTGGGGTCGATCGACCGCAGCCGCCTCAACGTCCACGGCTCGTCGCTCGCCGCCGGGCACCCGTTCGCCGCCACGGGCGGCCGCATCGTCGCGACGCTCGCCAAGGCGCTCGCCGCCAAGGGCCCGGGCAGCCGCGGTCTCATCTCGGTCTGCGCCGCGGGTGGCCAGGCCGTCGTCGCGATCATGGAGGCAGCGTGA
- a CDS encoding SRPBCC domain-containing protein: MQQSPSIDGRADTAHGEVHLEVALPAATSDVWRALTDGEHTVRWLGRLDGVVAEGVRFDLWHDEHVRSRHAVLQWEPRRLLILTWDFPEERPSRLTVALDEVAPSSTTLTLHHEDLDDAVSYAAGWHRHLEYLHAHLAGDDLPFDDFWTGYDDLVEHYTDRPDRRPRA, from the coding sequence GTGCAGCAGAGTCCCTCGATCGACGGCCGCGCCGACACCGCGCACGGTGAGGTGCACCTCGAGGTGGCGCTCCCGGCGGCCACGTCCGACGTCTGGCGGGCGCTGACCGACGGCGAGCACACCGTGCGCTGGCTGGGACGCCTGGACGGCGTGGTCGCCGAGGGCGTCCGGTTCGATCTGTGGCACGACGAGCACGTCCGGTCGCGGCACGCCGTGCTGCAGTGGGAACCGCGCCGACTGCTGATCCTCACCTGGGACTTCCCCGAGGAGCGGCCGAGCCGGCTCACCGTCGCCCTGGACGAGGTGGCGCCGTCGAGCACGACCCTGACCCTGCACCACGAGGACCTGGACGACGCGGTGTCCTACGCCGCCGGCTGGCACCGGCACCTCGAGTACCTGCACGCCCACCTGGCGGGCGACGACCTCCCGTTCGACGACTTCTGGACCGGTTACGACGACCTGGTCGAGCACTACACGGACCGGCCCGATCGCCGGCCCCGCGCCTGA
- a CDS encoding TetR family transcriptional regulator — MSPITPATSPEPLTDAAPERAVGGPPVSGQPDTEAADGRSRRWDDHRAARRAELVRAARRAVHRIGPDVSMEEIAAAAGTSKSIVYRYFVDKTGLQVAVGEAVVAQMHAALDEASSRAATPREGLRSMIDVYLAMVETSPNVYWFVTRPVSEDASAPLGHFLEAVAALVARPFARVLTEDRDDEDGDGADVGAARQADVWAAGAVGFVRGTGDWWLTHRDAPGAPTREELVERITAWLWAGPVSVLARTRTARPAHDDPAHDPADDPTTAENPAAAGLNDEEQP; from the coding sequence GTGAGTCCGATCACACCGGCGACGTCGCCGGAGCCGCTGACCGACGCCGCGCCCGAGCGCGCCGTCGGCGGGCCGCCCGTGAGCGGGCAGCCGGACACCGAGGCGGCCGACGGCCGCTCGCGCCGCTGGGACGACCACCGCGCCGCGCGCCGCGCCGAGCTCGTGCGGGCCGCCCGTCGCGCCGTGCACCGCATTGGACCGGACGTCTCGATGGAGGAGATCGCGGCGGCCGCCGGGACGTCCAAGTCGATCGTCTACCGCTACTTCGTGGACAAGACCGGGCTCCAGGTCGCGGTCGGCGAGGCCGTCGTCGCGCAGATGCACGCGGCGCTCGACGAGGCGTCCAGCCGCGCCGCGACGCCGCGCGAGGGCCTGCGCTCGATGATCGACGTCTACCTCGCCATGGTCGAGACCTCGCCGAACGTCTACTGGTTCGTCACGCGCCCCGTCTCCGAGGACGCCTCGGCGCCCCTGGGCCACTTCCTCGAGGCCGTCGCGGCGCTCGTCGCGCGGCCGTTCGCCCGCGTGCTGACCGAGGACCGCGACGACGAGGACGGCGACGGGGCCGACGTCGGCGCCGCGCGCCAGGCCGACGTCTGGGCCGCCGGCGCCGTCGGCTTCGTCCGCGGCACGGGCGACTGGTGGCTCACGCACCGCGACGCACCGGGTGCGCCCACGCGCGAGGAGCTCGTCGAGCGCATCACGGCCTGGCTCTGGGCGGGCCCCGTGAGCGTCCTGGCCCGCACCCGCACGGCGCGCCCCGCCCACGACGACCCCGCTCACGACCCCGCCGACGACCCGACCACCGCCGAGAACCCGGCAGCCGCCGGCCTCAACGACGAGGAGCAGCCATGA
- a CDS encoding 3-oxoacyl-ACP reductase — translation MTDTYLGLVNSGLTKKIAKQLGLPRPAVLRRHDPAAPLVPGPVLVVPDAGAEADADAIAEQLLAWDLDVHRHPTGDADRFGAIVLVLTHVAAPADLTQPMLSVAPAVKRLAPGGRVVVVSREPGEPGAVAAPVAAARQGVDGMLRSLAKELRGGATGNGIVLAEGVDVTAPSAVGALRFLLSGRSAYVDGQPLHVTSSGGALPADWDKPLEGQVAVVTGAARGIGAAIARTLARDGATLVVVDVPAAGEALAAVANEVHGTALQLDVTADDAAARILAHVGARHGRLDVVVHNAGVLRDKLLVNMTPEKWDPVLAVNVTAPLRITEELLGSGSLGAAPRIIALASTSGIAGNRGQTNYGASKAGVIGMVRAFAPRLAALGGTANAVAPGFIETDMTASIPFATREFARRLSSLQQGGQPVDVAEAIAFLASPQAGGVNGQVLRVCGQSLVGA, via the coding sequence GTGACCGACACGTACCTGGGCCTGGTCAACTCCGGGCTCACGAAGAAGATCGCCAAGCAGCTCGGCCTCCCCCGGCCCGCGGTGCTGCGCCGCCACGACCCGGCGGCCCCGCTGGTGCCCGGCCCCGTGCTCGTGGTGCCGGACGCGGGCGCCGAGGCGGACGCCGACGCGATCGCCGAGCAGCTGCTCGCGTGGGACCTCGACGTCCACCGCCACCCGACGGGCGACGCCGACCGCTTCGGCGCGATCGTCCTGGTCCTGACGCACGTCGCGGCGCCGGCCGACCTCACGCAGCCGATGCTGTCCGTCGCGCCCGCCGTGAAGCGGCTCGCCCCGGGCGGCCGCGTCGTCGTCGTCTCCCGCGAGCCCGGCGAGCCCGGCGCCGTCGCGGCACCCGTGGCCGCGGCCCGGCAGGGCGTCGACGGCATGCTGCGCTCGCTGGCCAAGGAGCTGCGCGGCGGCGCGACCGGCAACGGCATCGTCCTGGCCGAGGGCGTGGACGTCACGGCGCCGAGCGCGGTCGGCGCCCTGCGCTTCCTGCTCTCGGGCCGGTCCGCGTACGTCGACGGGCAGCCGCTGCACGTCACGTCGTCGGGCGGCGCGCTGCCGGCCGACTGGGACAAGCCGCTCGAGGGCCAGGTCGCCGTCGTCACCGGCGCCGCGCGCGGCATCGGCGCGGCGATCGCCCGCACCCTGGCGCGCGACGGCGCGACGCTCGTCGTCGTCGACGTGCCCGCGGCCGGTGAGGCCCTCGCCGCCGTCGCGAACGAGGTGCACGGGACCGCGCTCCAGCTCGACGTCACCGCCGACGACGCCGCGGCGCGGATCCTCGCGCACGTCGGCGCCCGCCACGGGCGCCTCGACGTCGTCGTGCACAACGCCGGCGTGCTGCGCGACAAGCTGCTGGTCAACATGACGCCCGAGAAGTGGGACCCGGTGCTCGCGGTGAACGTCACGGCGCCGCTGCGGATCACCGAGGAGCTGCTGGGGTCCGGCTCGCTGGGCGCCGCGCCGCGCATCATCGCGCTCGCCTCGACGAGCGGCATCGCCGGCAACCGCGGCCAGACGAACTACGGCGCGTCCAAGGCCGGCGTCATCGGGATGGTGCGCGCGTTCGCGCCCCGCCTGGCGGCGCTGGGCGGGACCGCGAACGCCGTCGCGCCGGGGTTCATCGAGACCGACATGACGGCGAGCATCCCGTTCGCGACGCGCGAGTTCGCCCGTCGCCTGTCCTCGCTGCAGCAGGGCGGGCAGCCGGTCGACGTCGCCGAGGCGATCGCGTTCCTCGCGTCGCCGCAGGCCGGGGGCGTCAACGGCCAGGTGCTGCGCGTGTGCGGCCAGAGCCTGGTCGGCGCATGA
- the purQ gene encoding phosphoribosylformylglycinamidine synthase subunit PurQ — protein MSTPTIARPAADARVDGARIGVVTFPGTLDDRDAARAVRLAGGEPVALWHADADLHGVDAVVLPGGFSYGDYLRAGAISSFAPVMGTLVDAARGGLPVLGICNGFQVLCEAHLLPGAMIKNDHRTFLCREQVLVVENATTAWTGDFEQGEKIVIPLKNQDGQYVASERDLDELEAEGRVVFRYDGWNPNGSRRAIAGIANAAGNVVGLMPHPEHAVEPGFGPDSAAGPRLGTDGLRFFTSVLATLVR, from the coding sequence GTGAGCACCCCGACGATCGCGCGGCCGGCTGCCGACGCGCGCGTCGACGGCGCCCGCATCGGCGTCGTCACCTTCCCCGGGACGCTCGACGACCGCGACGCCGCGCGCGCCGTGCGCCTCGCGGGCGGCGAGCCGGTCGCGCTCTGGCACGCCGACGCCGACCTGCACGGGGTCGACGCCGTCGTCCTGCCGGGCGGCTTCTCCTACGGCGACTACCTGCGCGCCGGCGCCATCAGCAGCTTCGCGCCCGTGATGGGCACGCTCGTCGACGCCGCACGGGGCGGCCTGCCCGTGCTGGGCATCTGCAACGGCTTCCAGGTGCTCTGCGAGGCGCACCTGCTACCCGGCGCCATGATCAAGAACGACCACCGGACCTTCCTGTGCCGCGAGCAGGTGCTCGTCGTGGAGAACGCGACGACCGCCTGGACCGGCGACTTCGAGCAGGGCGAGAAGATCGTCATCCCGCTCAAGAACCAGGACGGCCAGTACGTGGCGTCCGAGCGTGACCTCGACGAGCTCGAGGCCGAGGGCCGCGTGGTGTTCCGCTACGACGGCTGGAACCCGAACGGCTCGCGGCGCGCCATCGCCGGCATCGCGAACGCCGCGGGCAACGTCGTGGGCCTCATGCCGCACCCCGAGCACGCCGTCGAGCCGGGCTTCGGCCCCGACAGCGCGGCCGGTCCGCGCCTGGGCACGGACGGCCTGCGGTTCTTCACGTCGGTCCTCGCCACGCTCGTCCGCTGA
- a CDS encoding acyl-CoA dehydrogenase — MTTLSEKRARGTSEPRVDVPALEEVLLGRWAPIRRAARELLKDPRFHRVEGQSTDVHRERVLEQLRILATEGDVLRSFPTELGGADDHGGSLARFEEVITADPSLQIKAGVQWGLFASAILHLGTEEHHARLLPGAMSVDVPGAFAMTETGHGSDVASIGTTATYDPQTQEFDLHTPFRAAWKDYLGNAAVHGTAAVVFAQLVTAAPGGPKVNHGVHAFYVPLRDPETLEFLPGIGGEDDGLKGGLNGIDNGRLHFTHVRVPRANLLNRYGDVAADGTYSSPIPSPGRRFFTMLGTLVQGRVSLDGAAVNVGKLAMIIAVTYANQRRQFAGPQSNEEVVLLDYAEHQRRLLPLLAQTYAGAFAHERLLETFDAVFSGASDTDEDRENLETIAATLKPASTWHALAALQGAREACGGAGFLTENRLTSLRADLDVYVTFEGDNTVLLQLVAKRLLADHAKEFKDIDAGGVARYVAGRAADVALHRTPLLRVVQTLSDGGDARRSAGQLRETSTQRELLTDRVETMVAEVAEALRPAMKAPREEASRRFNEHQHALIECARAHADLLQWEAFTAGLEKVQDPGTRQVLTWLRDLFGLVTIERNLAWYLIHGRLSAGRARTVTSYVDRLLTRLRPHAQDLVDAFGYGPEHVRAAIASGAEGQRQDEARDYYRRLRATGDLPIPEKSVAKNGVRPATTGPSSAVPAPPVAPSAPSPV, encoded by the coding sequence ATGACCACCCTGAGCGAGAAGCGAGCGCGCGGAACGAGCGAGCCGCGCGTCGACGTCCCCGCGCTGGAGGAGGTGCTGCTCGGACGCTGGGCGCCGATCCGCCGCGCGGCGCGCGAGCTCCTCAAGGACCCGCGCTTCCACCGCGTCGAGGGTCAGTCGACGGACGTGCACCGCGAGCGCGTGCTCGAGCAGCTGCGCATCCTCGCGACCGAGGGCGACGTGCTCCGCTCCTTCCCGACCGAGCTGGGCGGGGCCGACGACCACGGCGGCAGCCTCGCGCGGTTCGAGGAGGTCATCACGGCGGACCCGTCGCTGCAGATCAAGGCGGGGGTCCAGTGGGGCCTGTTCGCGTCGGCGATCCTGCACCTGGGCACCGAGGAGCACCACGCGCGCCTGCTGCCGGGCGCCATGTCCGTCGACGTCCCCGGTGCCTTCGCGATGACGGAGACCGGCCACGGCTCCGACGTCGCGAGCATCGGCACGACGGCGACCTACGACCCGCAGACGCAGGAGTTCGACCTGCACACGCCCTTCCGGGCCGCGTGGAAGGACTACCTCGGCAACGCCGCGGTGCACGGCACGGCCGCCGTCGTCTTCGCGCAGCTGGTGACGGCGGCGCCCGGCGGGCCGAAGGTCAACCACGGCGTGCACGCGTTCTACGTGCCCCTGCGCGACCCGGAGACGCTGGAGTTCCTGCCGGGCATCGGGGGCGAGGACGACGGCCTCAAGGGCGGGCTCAACGGCATCGACAACGGCCGCCTGCACTTCACCCACGTGCGCGTCCCGCGGGCGAACCTGCTCAACCGCTACGGCGACGTCGCGGCCGACGGCACGTACTCCTCGCCGATCCCGAGCCCGGGCCGCCGCTTCTTCACCATGCTCGGCACGCTCGTGCAGGGCCGCGTCTCCCTCGACGGCGCCGCCGTGAACGTCGGCAAGCTCGCGATGATCATCGCGGTGACCTACGCCAACCAGCGCCGCCAGTTCGCCGGACCGCAGTCGAACGAGGAGGTCGTGCTCCTCGACTACGCGGAGCACCAGCGGCGCCTGCTCCCGCTGCTGGCGCAGACCTACGCGGGCGCCTTCGCGCACGAGCGGCTGCTGGAGACGTTCGACGCCGTGTTCTCCGGCGCGAGCGACACGGACGAGGACCGCGAGAACCTCGAGACCATCGCGGCGACCCTCAAGCCGGCGTCGACCTGGCACGCCCTGGCCGCGCTCCAGGGGGCGCGCGAGGCGTGCGGGGGCGCGGGCTTCCTCACGGAGAACCGGCTCACGTCGCTGCGCGCCGACCTCGACGTCTACGTGACCTTCGAGGGCGACAACACCGTGCTGCTCCAGCTCGTGGCCAAGCGCCTGCTCGCCGACCACGCCAAGGAGTTCAAGGACATCGACGCGGGCGGCGTCGCGCGCTACGTCGCCGGCCGCGCCGCCGACGTCGCGCTGCACCGCACGCCGCTGCTGCGGGTGGTGCAGACGCTGTCCGACGGCGGCGACGCGCGTCGCTCGGCGGGCCAGCTGCGGGAGACGAGCACCCAGCGCGAGCTGCTCACCGACCGCGTCGAGACGATGGTCGCGGAGGTGGCCGAGGCGCTGCGACCCGCGATGAAGGCGCCCCGCGAGGAGGCCTCGCGCCGCTTCAACGAGCACCAGCACGCGCTCATCGAGTGCGCGCGGGCGCACGCCGACCTGCTCCAGTGGGAGGCGTTCACCGCGGGCCTGGAGAAGGTCCAGGACCCGGGCACGCGGCAGGTCCTGACGTGGCTGCGCGACCTGTTCGGCCTCGTGACGATCGAGCGCAACCTGGCCTGGTACCTCATCCACGGCCGGCTCTCCGCGGGCCGTGCGCGGACCGTGACGTCCTACGTCGACCGCCTGCTGACGCGCCTGCGCCCGCACGCGCAGGACCTGGTCGACGCCTTCGGCTACGGCCCCGAGCACGTGCGTGCCGCGATCGCGAGCGGCGCCGAGGGCCAGCGGCAGGACGAGGCGCGGGACTACTACCGGCGCCTGCGGGCCACGGGGGACCTGCCCATCCCGGAGAAGTCGGTCGCCAAGAACGGCGTCCGGCCCGCGACGACGGGGCCGTCCTCGGCCGTGCCGGCGCCCCCGGTCGCCCCCTCGGCGCCGAGCCCGGTCTGA